One stretch of Flavobacterium sp. 9 DNA includes these proteins:
- a CDS encoding Lrp/AsnC family transcriptional regulator, whose amino-acid sequence MKFNLDEPDQLILKSLVDNPRIPYTEIAQGISFTCGTVNQRIKKMEDTGIILGFELSVDYKKFDYFQIAYVGIYINKTSNINSVLTSMIKIPYITTASVILGKFSVFCKINARNTSHLQDIIFKINAIDNVFKTETIVSLEESINDDNRLMLHILEHPFLI is encoded by the coding sequence ATGAAATTTAATCTTGATGAACCAGACCAACTAATTTTAAAGTCTTTAGTAGACAATCCCAGAATTCCATACACAGAAATTGCACAAGGAATATCATTTACTTGTGGAACGGTAAACCAACGAATTAAGAAAATGGAAGATACTGGAATAATTCTTGGATTCGAATTGAGCGTTGATTATAAGAAATTTGATTACTTTCAGATCGCTTATGTTGGTATATATATTAATAAAACTTCGAATATCAACTCTGTATTAACCAGCATGATAAAAATTCCCTATATTACAACAGCCTCGGTCATATTGGGAAAATTTAGTGTTTTTTGCAAAATTAACGCAAGAAATACATCACATCTTCAAGATATTATTTTTAAAATTAATGCCATTGATAATGTTTTTAAAACAGAAACTATAGTTTCATTGGAAGAAAGTATAAATGATGACAATCGGTTAATGCTTCATATACTAGAACATCCATTCTTAATCTAA
- the aqpZ gene encoding aquaporin Z gives MKKLFAEFFGTFWLVFGGCGSAIFAAQIPNYGIGFTGVSLAFGLSLLTMIYALSHISGAHFNPAVSFGLWAGGKFPAKDLLPYIIAQCIGAFTAAITLYAVAIEKTGFVIDNTKAGVFATNGFGAFSPGGYSLRAAFISEFILTLFFIIIILGTGNKVANKKFAGISIGLALTLIHLISIPITNTSVNPARSLSQALLVGGEPLSQLWLFWAAPILGAITGGWIHRKIFQNY, from the coding sequence ATGAAAAAACTATTTGCAGAATTTTTTGGAACTTTTTGGCTTGTCTTTGGCGGTTGTGGCAGTGCAATTTTTGCAGCCCAAATTCCCAACTATGGCATTGGATTTACAGGAGTATCCCTTGCGTTTGGCTTAAGCCTTTTGACCATGATATATGCCCTTAGTCATATATCGGGAGCACATTTTAATCCTGCAGTGTCTTTTGGCCTATGGGCAGGCGGCAAATTTCCAGCAAAAGATTTGTTACCATATATTATAGCACAATGCATTGGTGCTTTCACTGCAGCTATAACTTTATATGCAGTAGCTATAGAAAAAACAGGTTTTGTTATAGACAATACCAAGGCTGGCGTTTTTGCCACTAATGGTTTCGGGGCATTTTCTCCCGGAGGTTACTCATTACGGGCAGCATTTATATCAGAATTTATATTAACTCTGTTTTTTATAATAATTATCTTAGGGACAGGTAATAAAGTTGCGAACAAAAAATTTGCTGGAATCTCAATAGGACTGGCATTAACTTTAATTCATCTAATAAGTATCCCTATTACAAACACTTCTGTAAATCCTGCCCGATCATTATCTCAGGCATTATTAGTTGGAGGAGAACCACTATCACAGCTTTGGTTATTTTGGGCCGCACCAATCCTTGGGGCCATTACAGGCGGATGGATACATAGAAAAATATTTCAAAATTATTAA
- a CDS encoding histone H1, which produces MKGLLAKISAKIDTFVTDSELHLEKGNKSAGIRARKASLELSKLFKDYRKASVEESKK; this is translated from the coding sequence ATGAAAGGTTTATTAGCAAAAATTAGCGCCAAAATTGACACATTTGTAACTGATTCGGAATTGCATTTAGAAAAAGGAAATAAAAGTGCAGGTATAAGAGCTCGTAAAGCATCTTTGGAATTGAGTAAGCTTTTCAAGGATTATAGAAAAGCTTCTGTGGAAGAATCAAAAAAATAA
- a CDS encoding AraC family transcriptional regulator, with amino-acid sequence MKKITHHFGADLEWIKNFTNQFGGTIEGNHIVLPENISTGERYFLECEPGIVAYYVDVTYQSDFTFIQENKMHDFIGLYYNLTEGEIKINTDTFSCNIGRWLHNMIIIDSALRSQYEVKSGSRTLALSIFIKKELIIAYFKEYHNQHKKELIMNSCRNTNIRTHRMNVESMHALDKLSKINTNGILFDLNLSGTVNLLINDYLKKLSEENEILEEINEIDLFQIISTQKFLVENFKIPYPGNEVIAEKANMSKSKFIRLFKRINNDTPGNFFITNKLIKAKELLEENRLSVTQISEQLNINNSHFCSMFKCFFGISPKTFIKQIQRYDNN; translated from the coding sequence ATGAAAAAAATTACTCATCACTTTGGTGCCGACCTTGAGTGGATAAAGAACTTTACAAACCAATTTGGAGGTACAATAGAAGGCAATCATATTGTACTGCCTGAAAATATTAGTACCGGAGAGCGCTATTTTTTAGAATGTGAACCCGGTATTGTCGCCTACTATGTTGATGTTACTTATCAATCCGATTTCACTTTTATCCAAGAAAATAAAATGCATGATTTTATTGGATTATATTATAATCTTACAGAAGGTGAAATAAAAATTAATACAGATACTTTTTCTTGTAATATAGGGCGCTGGCTTCATAATATGATTATTATAGACAGCGCTTTAAGAAGCCAATATGAGGTAAAATCGGGAAGTAGAACATTAGCGTTATCCATATTTATAAAAAAAGAACTTATTATCGCGTATTTTAAAGAATACCATAATCAGCATAAGAAAGAGTTGATAATGAACTCCTGCAGGAACACAAATATCAGGACGCATCGTATGAATGTCGAAAGCATGCATGCTCTTGATAAATTAAGTAAAATTAACACTAATGGAATTCTATTTGATCTAAACCTAAGTGGAACCGTAAACTTATTAATTAACGATTATTTAAAAAAGTTAAGCGAAGAAAATGAAATTTTAGAAGAAATAAATGAAATCGACTTATTCCAGATTATTTCAACACAGAAATTTCTGGTAGAAAATTTTAAAATTCCTTATCCTGGTAATGAAGTAATTGCAGAAAAAGCAAATATGTCAAAATCAAAATTTATAAGGTTATTTAAAAGAATAAATAATGATACACCCGGTAATTTTTTCATAACCAATAAACTTATAAAGGCCAAAGAATTACTTGAAGAGAATCGCTTGTCTGTTACTCAAATATCAGAACAACTTAATATCAATAATTCTCATTTTTGTTCAATGTTTAAATGCTTTTTTGGAATATCTCCTAAAACATTTATTAAGCAAATACAAAGATATGATAATAATTAA
- a CDS encoding AraC family transcriptional regulator: MIIINHHYSLTPEWQNEVIQQTNARHINNEITIVPEKLGDGTIYFTQVLPALSVHLLDMVFTTGITINRYPSHQNLYVLQYDISNKHNKLIIDNITHDIGNKGDIQLTVIDSQFPNTFIPVVNERTFGLRLTVDKDFLNLHLKNEDIFKAIEKNHSFNSFIDSETKILIYSLRNKSVFDISYSSFLKGITLKVFANFINTHKNKTQINNEIIKSDIEAINKTTNYLAENLYGPFPSILLLSKMAGMSPTKYKLTFTKIHNTSPNKYFIKEKMIFSNKLLTSKDFTSLTEIAQLLNYSKVCYFTFQYFKVFQHKPCEDFKKKEIKNSP; this comes from the coding sequence ATGATAATAATTAATCATCACTATTCACTAACACCTGAATGGCAGAATGAAGTAATACAGCAGACCAATGCAAGACATATCAATAATGAAATTACAATTGTACCTGAAAAACTAGGAGATGGTACAATCTATTTCACACAGGTACTTCCCGCCTTATCTGTACATTTGTTAGACATGGTTTTCACAACTGGTATTACCATTAACAGGTATCCTTCTCATCAGAACTTATACGTTTTGCAGTATGACATAAGTAATAAACATAACAAATTAATTATTGACAATATAACACATGATATTGGAAACAAGGGAGATATACAATTAACCGTTATAGACAGTCAATTCCCTAATACATTTATTCCCGTAGTTAATGAACGAACCTTCGGTTTAAGATTAACCGTTGACAAAGATTTTTTGAATTTACATCTCAAAAATGAAGACATATTCAAAGCTATTGAAAAAAATCATTCTTTTAACAGCTTTATTGATAGTGAGACCAAAATACTTATTTATTCATTACGCAATAAATCAGTATTTGATATTTCTTACAGTTCCTTTTTGAAAGGCATTACTTTAAAAGTATTTGCAAATTTTATAAATACTCATAAGAATAAAACACAAATTAACAATGAAATCATTAAATCGGATATCGAAGCAATCAATAAAACAACAAATTATCTTGCAGAAAATTTATACGGTCCCTTTCCTTCCATACTTTTATTATCAAAAATGGCAGGAATGTCACCCACTAAATATAAATTGACTTTTACTAAAATACATAATACTTCACCAAATAAATATTTTATCAAAGAAAAAATGATCTTTTCAAACAAGCTCCTGACAAGCAAAGACTTTACTTCATTAACAGAGATAGCTCAACTATTGAATTATTCAAAGGTATGTTATTTTACGTTTCAATATTTTAAGGTCTTTCAACATAAACCATGTGAAGATTTCAAAAAAAAAGAAATTAAAAATTCGCCATAA
- a CDS encoding IS982 family transposase, translating into MLCKDKIISIFCLIDDILQGINHPEDVRRHVSDSEIILTAIVSSTSFYGNHCSAIKFMKEYGFIPKMLDKSRFNRRLHKVGRLLYELFETISSYFKDFCCEMQYIIDSFPVAVCKNMRITNSKILKGKKYRGYTASMRNYFYGVKVQLLTTKNGIPIAFHFTPGKTADIKALGKMIDKLPAEASIYGDSAYTDYGLEDFALMEKCVLLKIQRKSNAKRTDTIEQKKEKLKMRKRVETTISDIKKMFPRTIHAVTLEGFLIKLTLFVFGLQLNKAIN; encoded by the coding sequence ATGCTTTGTAAAGACAAAATTATATCAATTTTTTGTTTAATAGACGATATTTTACAAGGAATTAATCATCCGGAAGATGTAAGAAGACATGTAAGTGATAGCGAAATTATCCTGACTGCAATTGTTTCTTCGACAAGTTTTTATGGTAATCACTGCTCAGCCATTAAGTTTATGAAAGAATATGGATTTATTCCAAAGATGCTTGATAAGAGCAGGTTCAACAGACGTTTACATAAAGTTGGCAGACTTCTATATGAATTATTTGAGACCATAAGTTCCTATTTTAAAGATTTCTGTTGTGAGATGCAATACATTATAGATTCATTTCCCGTAGCAGTTTGTAAAAACATGAGGATTACAAACTCTAAGATTCTTAAAGGCAAAAAGTACAGAGGCTATACAGCAAGTATGAGAAACTATTTTTATGGGGTAAAAGTTCAGTTATTGACAACTAAAAATGGAATACCTATAGCGTTTCATTTCACTCCAGGTAAAACAGCTGACATAAAAGCTTTAGGAAAAATGATAGATAAGCTGCCTGCTGAAGCATCGATTTATGGAGATAGTGCTTATACTGATTACGGTTTAGAAGATTTTGCCCTAATGGAAAAATGTGTTTTATTAAAAATTCAAAGAAAGTCAAATGCTAAACGAACAGATACAATAGAGCAAAAAAAAGAAAAGTTAAAAATGAGAAAAAGAGTAGAAACAACAATAAGCGACATAAAAAAAATGTTTCCAAGAACTATACATGCAGTAACATTAGAAGGTTTTTTGATAAAACTGACATTGTTTGTATTTGGACTCCAGTTAAATAAAGCAATCAACTAG
- a CDS encoding M43 family zinc metalloprotease: MKKIMIVGYSLFSLIFTNLYAQNTNNLSSCASDAMNQKLMKSNSTFSSKMIQFEDMVKKNNLISRNKEQIYVIPVVVHIMHKGESLGTGTNISDKEVFFKIKAINEEFRKIIGSQGDGAGIDVGIEFALAVRNPDNQATNGIVRYDMSGYSNYVNNGINSAKTQGMDDADLKKLSFWDSKQYYNIWLVSEIDNNEGESGVQGYAYYAAQHGSDVDGAVILSNSFKNLESTTEVHEIGHAFNLYHTFEGDNNGLDCPSGNGDFCNDTAPHKRGINDCSIIGNNICDANSSNVFFINNYMSYSYSSCRNMFTKDQKNRIITTLTTIRKSFLESEGNKSFLPVSLPLADFTASSQLINSGDKITFFNFSNGIPNSYLSDTPWLGNTFEWEFTNGTTTLTSDVQNPEVTFMEAGNYQVTLKVTNVLGSGSKKEYKYIQVANATIQPSVPISVNSGNFGYTIHQIRFKDIDNVTDPFLNIAYTDFSTLHKTAVKAGGSYNLEVTTHAGNSGGNPEYHAVYIDYNNDGVFQETERIAEGKTLSNQYGQFIESIIIPENTVPNKLLRMRVAGNGKSPIDNDIINCRVKYWAGDVEDYGVYVIDSEIAPVADFTASASVILKGESISFSDNSSNLPTAWLWKIYKNDILAFSAKEQNPIFTFRESGIYKVELTVGNSGGTDTKYINGMILVNDPLLSTQDDDKITFVYYPNPVLNTLYIRNDLEKIKKVEMYNLSGELVLIQTYNSDTVNVDFSELEKGIYFIYCYQDNSELNFKIIKN; this comes from the coding sequence ATGAAAAAAATAATGATAGTAGGATATTCTTTATTTAGCTTGATTTTTACCAATTTATATGCTCAGAATACTAATAATTTAAGTAGTTGTGCAAGTGATGCCATGAATCAAAAGCTAATGAAATCAAATAGTACCTTTTCTTCAAAAATGATTCAATTTGAGGATATGGTTAAAAAAAATAATTTAATATCCCGTAATAAGGAACAAATATATGTCATTCCTGTTGTTGTACATATTATGCATAAAGGCGAAAGTTTAGGCACGGGAACCAATATAAGTGATAAGGAGGTTTTTTTTAAAATTAAGGCGATAAATGAAGAATTTCGAAAAATTATAGGATCACAGGGTGATGGAGCAGGTATTGATGTGGGTATTGAATTTGCATTGGCTGTAAGGAATCCGGATAATCAGGCAACAAATGGTATTGTGCGATATGATATGTCAGGTTATAGCAATTACGTGAATAATGGAATTAATTCTGCAAAAACTCAGGGTATGGATGATGCTGATTTGAAAAAACTTTCATTTTGGGACTCGAAACAATATTATAATATTTGGCTTGTTTCAGAAATTGATAACAATGAAGGTGAGTCAGGAGTGCAGGGTTACGCCTATTACGCTGCACAACATGGCAGTGATGTTGATGGTGCTGTTATTTTAAGCAATTCTTTTAAGAATCTTGAAAGCACTACAGAAGTTCATGAAATAGGACATGCATTTAATCTATATCATACTTTTGAAGGAGATAATAATGGTTTAGACTGCCCATCTGGTAATGGGGACTTTTGTAATGATACTGCGCCGCATAAAAGAGGTATAAATGATTGTAGTATTATTGGGAATAATATTTGTGATGCTAATTCATCAAATGTTTTTTTTATTAATAATTATATGAGTTATTCCTATAGTAGTTGCAGAAATATGTTTACAAAAGACCAAAAGAATCGCATTATAACGACATTAACTACAATACGAAAATCATTTTTGGAATCGGAAGGAAACAAAAGTTTTTTGCCGGTAAGTTTACCGCTAGCTGATTTTACAGCATCATCGCAATTAATTAATAGTGGTGATAAAATTACTTTCTTTAATTTTTCAAATGGAATTCCCAATTCCTATTTAAGTGATACTCCTTGGTTGGGGAATACTTTTGAATGGGAGTTTACAAATGGGACAACTACTCTTACCAGTGATGTCCAAAATCCTGAGGTTACATTTATGGAAGCCGGAAATTACCAGGTTACATTAAAAGTTACAAATGTTTTGGGATCAGGTAGTAAAAAGGAATATAAGTATATTCAGGTAGCAAACGCGACAATACAACCAAGTGTGCCTATATCTGTAAATTCTGGTAATTTTGGTTATACAATTCATCAGATTCGTTTTAAGGATATCGATAATGTAACCGATCCTTTTTTGAATATTGCTTATACAGATTTTAGTACTTTGCACAAAACAGCTGTAAAGGCTGGTGGGAGCTATAATCTTGAAGTAACCACTCATGCGGGGAATTCTGGTGGTAATCCTGAATATCATGCTGTTTATATCGATTATAATAATGATGGTGTATTTCAGGAAACGGAAAGAATAGCAGAAGGTAAGACACTTTCTAATCAGTATGGTCAATTCATCGAATCGATCATTATCCCTGAAAATACCGTTCCTAATAAATTATTAAGAATGAGGGTAGCGGGAAATGGCAAATCGCCGATAGATAATGATATAATAAATTGCAGAGTCAAATATTGGGCAGGAGATGTAGAAGATTATGGTGTATACGTAATTGATTCAGAAATTGCACCTGTAGCAGATTTTACAGCCTCTGCAAGTGTAATTCTTAAAGGAGAAAGCATTTCTTTTAGTGATAACTCAAGTAATTTACCAACTGCATGGCTATGGAAAATTTATAAAAATGATATCCTTGCCTTTAGTGCGAAAGAACAAAACCCAATTTTTACTTTTAGAGAATCTGGAATTTATAAAGTAGAACTAACTGTAGGTAATAGTGGTGGTACTGATACAAAATATATTAATGGGATGATATTGGTTAACGACCCTTTATTATCAACCCAGGATGATGATAAAATAACCTTTGTATATTATCCAAATCCGGTACTTAATACCTTATACATTCGTAATGATTTAGAAAAAATAAAAAAGGTAGAAATGTATAACCTCTCAGGAGAATTGGTTTTAATCCAAACATACAATAGTGATACAGTTAATGTTGATTTTTCAGAATTAGAAAAGGGTATTTATTTTATTTATTGTTATCAGGATAATTCTGAATTAAATTTTAAGATTATCAAGAATTAA
- a CDS encoding diacylglycerol kinase family protein, which translates to MIYIHFIVNPISGKGNNTLCLSRLKKILPEAEFNLEVTYTQYKKHAILLTQNILRYKPDYIIACGGDGTINEIASSLVGTTTILGIIPMGSGNGLAAHLNIPKDIEKAIEIIKRGNQISIDLGKANDRYFFSSMGIGVDSLIIKKYEKSALRMRKAYAIAAFKAILQFKARNYVLFLDKETIQINPYLFFISNTNEMGYKLTLTPKANLEDGWLDLIIVPELSLLQRILLLGYLFAHKIEHYKKAKHLLIQNLVIEMPEVQNIEAQIDGEIYPTKTNTLTVSIVKKGLSVIVNGN; encoded by the coding sequence ATGATATACATCCACTTTATAGTAAATCCAATTTCAGGAAAAGGTAATAACACCCTTTGCTTATCAAGGCTAAAAAAAATTCTACCAGAAGCTGAATTTAACTTAGAAGTAACTTATACCCAATATAAAAAACATGCCATATTGCTTACTCAAAACATCCTCAGATACAAGCCAGATTATATCATTGCCTGTGGTGGTGATGGCACTATTAATGAGATAGCATCATCTCTAGTTGGCACAACGACAATACTGGGAATTATTCCCATGGGATCGGGTAATGGATTAGCGGCGCATCTTAATATTCCTAAAGACATAGAAAAAGCAATTGAAATAATAAAACGTGGAAATCAAATATCTATTGATCTTGGAAAAGCAAACGATAGATATTTTTTCAGTAGTATGGGAATTGGAGTAGATTCCCTTATTATAAAAAAATATGAAAAGTCCGCTTTAAGAATGCGAAAAGCTTATGCTATTGCAGCTTTTAAGGCTATTTTACAATTTAAGGCAAGAAATTATGTTCTTTTTCTTGACAAAGAAACTATACAAATAAACCCATATTTATTTTTTATTTCAAACACTAACGAGATGGGATATAAGCTAACATTGACCCCAAAGGCAAATCTTGAAGATGGCTGGCTGGATTTAATAATAGTTCCTGAATTATCTTTGCTACAAAGAATACTACTACTAGGTTATTTATTTGCACATAAAATCGAGCATTATAAAAAAGCAAAACATCTCTTGATTCAGAATCTCGTAATAGAAATGCCAGAAGTCCAAAATATAGAAGCACAAATAGATGGGGAAATTTATCCCACAAAAACAAATACTTTAACTGTTTCTATAGTAAAAAAAGGCTTATCTGTCATAGTCAACGGAAATTAA
- a CDS encoding OmpA family protein, with translation MKKIYIITLLSLAVSSFSQGIDSKLIKGNKLYDEKAYSESMAAYEKVASSGFKSIELFEKLGDAYFFNSEFSEANKWYTELFGLIGFIDPIYYYRYSQTLKSIGDDKNANDYLSQFSKLSNTDSRAVEYVDNKNYLSQIKDNSERYDIKDLDINTAYSDYGVAIYQDRSIVFASSRIPENGKSDKDGWTLDNYSSLYSAMLSKDGSLGNAQPFASELHTKYHESNPTFSNDGKVVFFTRNSDKAQKVNSMNVVPLKIYKSTFENGKWGNVVELPFNSEDFSCAHPALSADNKILYFTSNMPGGFGNSDIYRVSVDVKTNTYGKPVNLGKNINTQGKEAFPWISADNKLYFASDGHLGLGGLDVFRTTILKDDLNSKVENIGKPINSSFDDFGFLQLDNSDFGFFTSNRDGGKGKDDIYSFTEDREFAVEMEYMVVSKETQKAVAHAEITIYDKNHTVVGTTKTDRNGLFKAIVDSSTKGKTYYVKGIASGYEKEEVVVESNDINLKKGTILLNLPKILITKGSDIAKILSIKEILFDTGKSNVRVDMEVELEKVLTVLEQNPNMKIDIRSHTDSRGSAASNKLLSDKRAKATRLWFISSGINATRLTAKGYGEERLLNKCSDGVKCTEEEHQMNRRSEFIVLN, from the coding sequence ATGAAAAAGATATATATAATTACATTATTATCATTGGCAGTATCTTCGTTTTCTCAAGGTATTGATAGTAAGCTCATTAAAGGGAATAAGCTTTATGATGAAAAGGCATATTCCGAATCTATGGCCGCTTATGAAAAAGTTGCTAGTAGTGGCTTTAAGTCCATAGAGCTATTTGAAAAATTAGGAGATGCTTATTTTTTTAATTCGGAATTCTCTGAAGCTAATAAATGGTACACAGAGCTTTTTGGTTTAATTGGCTTTATAGACCCTATTTATTATTATAGATATTCACAAACGCTGAAATCTATTGGAGATGATAAAAATGCCAATGACTATCTTTCGCAATTTTCTAAACTTAGCAATACTGATAGCAGGGCAGTGGAGTATGTTGATAATAAAAATTATTTATCCCAGATAAAGGATAATTCAGAGCGTTACGATATCAAAGATCTTGATATAAATACGGCTTATTCTGACTATGGAGTTGCAATTTATCAAGATAGGTCGATAGTATTTGCTTCGTCCCGTATCCCCGAAAATGGAAAAAGCGACAAAGATGGATGGACATTAGATAACTATAGTTCACTATATTCTGCAATGCTTTCAAAAGACGGATCTCTTGGTAATGCACAGCCTTTTGCAAGTGAATTACACACAAAATATCATGAATCTAATCCAACGTTTAGTAATGATGGTAAAGTAGTTTTTTTTACCAGAAACAGTGATAAGGCGCAGAAAGTAAATAGTATGAATGTTGTTCCTTTAAAAATTTATAAATCTACTTTTGAGAATGGGAAATGGGGTAATGTTGTTGAATTACCGTTTAATAGTGAAGATTTTAGCTGTGCTCATCCTGCATTGAGTGCTGATAATAAAATATTATATTTTACATCTAATATGCCTGGAGGATTTGGTAATAGTGATATCTATAGAGTTTCTGTAGATGTTAAAACAAATACATATGGAAAACCTGTAAATTTAGGTAAAAATATCAATACACAAGGTAAGGAGGCCTTTCCATGGATTAGTGCTGACAATAAATTGTATTTTGCATCTGATGGTCATTTAGGACTTGGAGGGCTAGATGTATTTAGAACCACTATTTTAAAAGATGATTTAAATTCTAAAGTTGAAAATATTGGTAAACCTATTAATAGTTCATTTGATGATTTTGGTTTTTTGCAATTAGATAATTCTGATTTTGGTTTTTTTACATCGAATCGAGATGGAGGCAAAGGTAAGGATGATATTTATAGTTTTACTGAAGACAGGGAATTTGCGGTTGAAATGGAGTACATGGTTGTTAGTAAAGAGACGCAAAAAGCCGTGGCACATGCAGAGATAACTATATATGATAAGAATCATACTGTTGTTGGTACTACTAAAACAGACCGTAATGGTTTATTTAAAGCCATTGTTGACAGCAGTACAAAAGGAAAAACCTATTATGTAAAAGGGATTGCGTCTGGTTATGAGAAAGAAGAAGTTGTTGTTGAAAGCAATGATATCAATTTAAAAAAAGGTACTATTTTGTTAAACCTTCCAAAAATACTCATTACTAAAGGAAGTGATATTGCTAAAATTTTAAGTATTAAGGAAATTTTGTTTGATACGGGCAAATCTAATGTTCGTGTAGATATGGAGGTAGAATTGGAGAAAGTGTTGACGGTATTGGAACAAAATCCTAATATGAAGATTGATATTCGCTCTCATACGGACAGTCGTGGATCAGCTGCTTCAAATAAACTATTATCAGATAAAAGAGCAAAGGCAACCCGATTATGGTTTATCTCTAGCGGGATAAATGCTACGAGACTTACTGCCAAAGGCTATGGTGAAGAGAGATTATTGAACAAATGTTCTGATGGAGTTAAATGTACAGAAGAAGAGCATCAAATGAATAGACGTTCAGAGTTTATTGTTCTAAATTAG
- a CDS encoding type IX secretion system membrane protein PorP/SprF, with translation MLFLFGLGTTIVTYAQQESQFTQYMYNTIGINPAYAGSRDVLSINGLYRTQWVGVDGAPKTMTFSLNTPLSNRLGLGFSVVNDKIGPSNESNLAVDFSYNIPVSDQYRLFFGIKGSAQLLNVDFTKLSIENAIDPTYQYNIDNKFSPNVGAGVYLQSNKSYVGISIPYLLQSTHYDHSAISSVQEKMHLYLMGGYVFDLSDTWKFKPATLVKMVVGAPVQLDLSANFLYNEKLTVGMAYRWDAALSAMVGFQVTPGLMAGYAYDFDTSKFGSYNSGSHEIFLRYEFSQGGNTSVVSPRFF, from the coding sequence ATGTTATTCCTTTTTGGACTAGGTACTACTATAGTTACATATGCTCAGCAAGAGTCACAATTTACCCAATATATGTACAATACAATTGGGATAAATCCAGCTTATGCCGGTTCCAGAGATGTATTGAGTATTAACGGATTGTATAGAACACAATGGGTTGGGGTGGATGGGGCACCCAAAACAATGACTTTTTCTTTAAATACACCTTTGAGTAATAGATTAGGATTAGGGTTTTCTGTTGTCAATGATAAAATTGGACCATCTAATGAAAGTAATTTAGCAGTAGATTTCTCATACAATATTCCGGTATCAGATCAATACAGGTTGTTTTTCGGAATAAAAGGCTCTGCACAATTGTTAAATGTGGATTTTACTAAGCTGAGTATAGAAAATGCTATTGATCCTACTTATCAATATAATATAGACAATAAATTCTCACCAAATGTTGGGGCGGGTGTATATCTGCAATCCAATAAATCTTATGTAGGAATCTCAATTCCTTATTTGTTGCAAAGTACGCATTATGATCATTCGGCAATTTCCAGTGTTCAGGAGAAAATGCATTTATATCTAATGGGAGGATATGTATTTGATTTGTCTGATACATGGAAATTTAAGCCTGCGACTCTTGTAAAAATGGTAGTAGGTGCTCCTGTCCAGCTTGATTTGTCTGCTAACTTTCTGTACAATGAAAAATTAACTGTAGGGATGGCTTACCGATGGGATGCGGCCCTTAGCGCTATGGTCGGTTTTCAGGTTACCCCGGGTTTAATGGCGGGCTATGCTTATGACTTCGATACTTCAAAGTTTGGAAGCTATAATTCGGGTTCGCATGAAATATTCCTGCGTTATGAATTCTCTCAAGGTGGAAATACATCAGTTGTGAGTCCTAGATTTTTTTAA